In the genome of Hymenobacter taeanensis, one region contains:
- a CDS encoding alginate O-acetyltransferase AlgX-related protein, producing the protein MANFSFLTGKRRVLGGLLLLLLLPAIQTWLNIKIFRTSPLAGYSEPAPRPPLSWQSLRNNTYQPALERYLTEHIGFHDALIRPRNQVAYSLFNQARAHGVVMGKRNTLFEEAPILAYLGRDTVPAAEIRANVQRFRVVQDTLARRGKLLVFVIAPSKAAIYPELLPAAYQQQRPHRSNYDRYATSMREAGLNVLDFGALFRQWKDTSSYPLFARGGIHWSGYGLTLAADTLFPYLEQHTHLNLPDFRRTGLEVTTSPRHPDGDMVRALNLLWAPPSFPMGYPMVQFQPLQPGQRRPRLLVVGDSFVWNFIEQYPYLDSLFAPDSRFWYYNQVVVWRKQHDQLTGETNVAQLDRKAELLRFDIVLVLFNEHNLKVFDQGFSQDALRAFGGH; encoded by the coding sequence GTGGCTAATTTTTCTTTCCTGACGGGCAAGCGACGCGTATTGGGGGGCTTGCTGCTGTTGCTGCTGTTGCCCGCTATTCAGACGTGGCTCAACATCAAGATTTTCCGCACCAGTCCGCTGGCGGGTTACTCTGAACCTGCCCCCCGCCCCCCTCTTAGCTGGCAGAGCCTGCGCAACAACACCTACCAGCCGGCCCTGGAGCGCTACCTCACGGAGCACATTGGCTTTCATGATGCCTTGATTCGGCCGCGCAACCAGGTGGCCTACAGCTTGTTTAACCAAGCCCGGGCCCATGGTGTAGTAATGGGAAAGCGCAACACCCTGTTTGAGGAGGCCCCCATACTGGCTTACCTGGGCCGCGATACCGTGCCTGCGGCGGAAATACGGGCCAACGTGCAGCGGTTTCGGGTGGTGCAGGATACGCTGGCGCGACGTGGCAAGCTCCTGGTGTTCGTAATAGCCCCCAGCAAAGCGGCCATCTATCCCGAGCTTCTTCCGGCCGCCTACCAACAGCAACGGCCGCACCGCTCCAACTATGACCGCTACGCCACGAGCATGCGGGAAGCGGGCCTGAACGTGCTGGACTTCGGGGCGCTGTTTCGGCAGTGGAAAGACACCAGCTCTTACCCCCTGTTTGCGCGGGGCGGCATTCACTGGAGCGGCTATGGTCTCACGCTGGCCGCCGATACCCTCTTCCCTTACCTGGAGCAGCATACCCACCTCAATCTGCCCGACTTCCGGCGCACTGGCCTAGAAGTCACCACCTCCCCGCGCCACCCCGATGGTGACATGGTTAGGGCCCTCAACCTGCTTTGGGCCCCGCCCTCTTTCCCAATGGGCTACCCCATGGTGCAGTTTCAGCCGCTGCAGCCCGGGCAGCGCCGCCCCCGCCTGCTGGTAGTAGGAGACAGTTTTGTGTGGAATTTTATTGAGCAGTACCCTTACCTGGATTCACTGTTCGCGCCCGATTCGCGCTTCTGGTACTACAACCAGGTGGTGGTCTGGCGCAAGCAGCATGATCAGCTAACCGGCGAAACCAACGTAGCCCAGCTCGACCGCAAAGCCGAGCTACTGCGGTTTGACATTGTGTTGGTACTGTTCAATGAGCACAACCTGAAGGTGTTTGATCAAGGATTCAGCCAGGATGCTTTGCGGGCGTTTGGCGGGCATTAA
- the uvrA gene encoding excinuclease ABC subunit UvrA, which translates to MEAPFIEVYGAREHNLKNVSIKIPRGRLVVFTGISGSGKSSLAFDTIYAEGQRRYMETFSAYARSFMGGLERPDVDKIEGLSPVISIEQKTTSRNPRSTVGTITEIYDFLRLFYARTAEAFSYATGKKMIRQSDDQIINYILKHYNDKKLVVLAPVVKGRKGHYRELFQQIAKLGFTKVRVDGELLDITPKMQVDRYKIHDIEIVIDRLVVKEEDRFRLSGSAQNALTHGKGTMLVLAPDEKNEAKKTQFFSRFLMDPTTGIAYDDPAPNTFSFNSPYGACPVCNGLGEVQEITEDSVMPDKKLSVSRGGIAPLGEYRDIWIFQQLGLILKKNKASLSTPIEKLPEDLVQRLLYGVPEDEDADPKKPNYTEPFEGIIPFLQRQMESDSENIREWIQQYTQAQECPECHGYRLKKESLHFKIADKHIGELSVMDLSDLAGWFEGLEDRLTDRQNLIARELLKEIRKRIGFLLEVGLDYLNLHRSVRTLSGGESQRIRLATQIGTQLVGVLYIMDEPSIGLHQRDNERLIKALQHLRDLGNSVIVVEHDKDMIMHADHVLDIGPGAGIHGGHIVAEGSPTEIFSSGSLTSQYLSGQKHIELRKKKRTGEGNELVLKGAKGHNLKNVTAKFPLGKLIAVTGVSGSGKSSLIHDTLYPILNQHFFNAKREPLAYDKVEGLEFIDKVIEVDQSPIGRTPRSNPATYTGVFTEIRQLFSSLPEAKIRGYGPGRFSFNVKGGRCETCEGAGMRTIEMNFLPDVHVPCETCKGRRYNRETLEVRFKGKSITDVLDMTVEKAVEFFEFQPRILRKIQTLNEVGLGYLTLGQQATTLSGGEAQRVKLATELSKKDTGKTFYILDEPTTGLHFEDINHLADVLQKLADKGNTVLIIEHNLDLIKVADHIIDIGPEGGAGGGTIVAQGTPEQVAKSGKGHTSRFLAEELRTSKYATEPAGKTEKAA; encoded by the coding sequence ATGGAGGCGCCCTTCATTGAAGTATACGGTGCCCGGGAGCACAACCTCAAAAACGTTTCCATCAAGATTCCGCGCGGCCGGCTGGTGGTATTCACTGGCATTTCAGGCTCGGGCAAGTCGTCGTTGGCCTTCGATACCATTTACGCCGAGGGCCAGCGCCGCTATATGGAGACTTTCTCGGCCTATGCTCGCAGCTTCATGGGTGGCCTAGAGCGCCCCGATGTGGATAAGATTGAGGGTCTGTCGCCGGTTATCAGCATCGAGCAGAAAACTACCTCGCGCAACCCCCGCTCCACCGTGGGCACTATCACCGAGATTTACGACTTCCTACGCCTGTTTTACGCCCGCACCGCCGAGGCGTTCAGCTATGCTACGGGCAAGAAGATGATCCGGCAGAGCGACGACCAGATCATCAACTACATTCTCAAGCATTATAACGACAAGAAGCTGGTAGTGCTGGCGCCGGTAGTAAAAGGCCGCAAGGGCCATTACCGCGAGCTGTTTCAGCAGATTGCCAAGCTGGGCTTCACGAAGGTGCGAGTTGATGGCGAGCTGCTAGACATTACGCCCAAGATGCAGGTGGACCGCTACAAGATCCACGATATTGAGATTGTGATTGACCGCTTGGTGGTGAAGGAGGAGGACCGGTTCCGCCTGTCGGGCTCGGCGCAGAATGCCCTCACCCACGGCAAAGGCACCATGCTGGTGCTGGCCCCCGACGAGAAAAACGAAGCTAAGAAGACGCAGTTCTTCTCGCGCTTCCTCATGGACCCCACCACCGGCATCGCCTACGACGACCCGGCGCCGAACACCTTTTCCTTCAACTCACCCTACGGCGCTTGCCCCGTTTGCAATGGCTTAGGTGAGGTGCAGGAAATCACCGAAGACTCGGTGATGCCGGATAAGAAGCTGAGCGTGAGCCGCGGCGGCATTGCGCCCTTGGGCGAGTACCGCGACATCTGGATTTTCCAGCAGCTAGGCCTCATCCTGAAAAAGAACAAGGCCAGCCTCAGCACGCCCATCGAAAAGCTGCCCGAAGACTTGGTGCAACGCCTGCTTTATGGTGTGCCTGAGGACGAGGACGCCGACCCCAAAAAGCCAAACTATACCGAGCCGTTCGAGGGCATCATTCCCTTCCTGCAGCGCCAGATGGAGTCCGACTCGGAGAACATCCGGGAGTGGATTCAGCAGTACACCCAGGCCCAGGAGTGCCCCGAGTGCCACGGCTACCGCCTCAAAAAGGAGTCGTTGCACTTCAAGATTGCCGATAAGCACATTGGGGAGCTCTCGGTGATGGATTTGAGCGACCTGGCCGGTTGGTTTGAAGGCCTGGAGGACCGCCTCACGGACCGCCAGAATCTGATTGCGCGCGAGCTGCTGAAGGAGATTCGCAAGCGCATTGGCTTTCTGCTGGAAGTAGGCCTCGACTACCTGAACCTGCACCGCTCCGTGCGCACCCTCTCGGGCGGCGAAAGCCAGCGCATCCGCCTCGCTACTCAAATCGGTACCCAGCTGGTGGGAGTGCTCTACATTATGGACGAGCCCAGCATTGGCCTACACCAGCGCGACAATGAGCGCCTGATTAAGGCCCTGCAGCACCTGCGCGACCTGGGCAACTCCGTGATTGTAGTGGAGCACGACAAGGACATGATCATGCACGCCGACCACGTGCTGGACATTGGCCCCGGGGCCGGCATCCACGGCGGCCATATTGTGGCAGAAGGCTCACCTACCGAAATCTTCTCTTCGGGCAGCCTCACTTCGCAGTACCTGAGTGGGCAGAAACACATTGAGCTACGCAAGAAAAAGCGTACCGGCGAAGGCAACGAGCTAGTGCTGAAGGGTGCCAAAGGGCACAACCTCAAAAACGTCACGGCCAAGTTTCCGCTGGGTAAGCTCATTGCCGTAACGGGCGTATCAGGCTCGGGCAAATCGTCGCTCATCCACGATACGCTGTACCCTATTCTGAACCAGCACTTCTTCAACGCCAAGCGCGAGCCACTGGCCTACGACAAGGTTGAAGGCTTGGAATTTATTGATAAGGTGATTGAAGTAGACCAGTCGCCAATTGGCCGTACGCCGCGCTCCAACCCGGCTACGTATACCGGCGTGTTCACCGAGATTCGCCAGCTGTTCTCCTCGTTGCCAGAAGCAAAGATTCGGGGCTACGGACCAGGCCGTTTCTCGTTCAACGTAAAGGGGGGGCGCTGCGAAACCTGCGAGGGGGCCGGCATGCGCACTATCGAGATGAACTTCCTGCCCGATGTGCACGTGCCCTGCGAAACCTGCAAAGGCCGCCGCTACAACCGCGAAACGCTGGAAGTGCGCTTTAAAGGCAAGTCCATCACCGACGTGCTCGACATGACGGTGGAGAAAGCCGTGGAGTTCTTTGAGTTTCAGCCCCGCATCCTGCGCAAAATTCAGACCCTGAACGAAGTAGGCCTCGGCTACCTCACGCTAGGCCAGCAGGCCACCACGCTCTCAGGTGGCGAAGCCCAGCGCGTGAAACTGGCTACCGAACTCAGCAAGAAGGACACCGGCAAGACCTTCTACATTCTCGACGAGCCCACTACTGGCCTACACTTCGAGGACATCAACCATCTCGCCGACGTGCTCCAGAAGCTTGCCGACAAAGGCAACACAGTGCTCATCATTGAGCATAACCTCGACCTGATTAAGGTGGCCGACCACATCATCGACATCGGGCCGGAAGGTGGCGCGGGCGGTGGTACCATTGTGGCGCAAGGCACACCGGAGCAGGTGGCCAAGTCGGGCAAGGGGCATACCAGCCGCTTCCTGGCCGAAGAGCTTCGCACCAGTAAGTATGCCACGGAGCCTGCTGGCAAGACAGAAAAAGCAGCGTAG
- a CDS encoding DUF4142 domain-containing protein has translation MKRTLLSMAVAALMATTACSTNDSTTGTTDATSAPANDAMGTTNTDSAGANTNTAMPTDTSMAGGSTMADPNGPTAPHATDAEFMKSAAASDQNEIQLSKLALEKGVTGMVKDHANMMITDHTKSTADLKTIAEKKNVTLPADMDAEHKAIAADMRKLSGKEFETKYVQQMKMDHQKTLNTLAAAQQMTKDTEVQGFIAKVTPVVESHLKMFSSM, from the coding sequence ATGAAACGCACTCTGCTAAGTATGGCCGTAGCTGCCCTTATGGCTACCACTGCCTGCTCCACCAACGACTCTACCACGGGCACTACGGATGCTACCTCGGCACCCGCTAATGATGCCATGGGCACCACCAACACCGATTCTGCGGGGGCTAATACCAACACCGCTATGCCTACCGATACTAGTATGGCTGGAGGCTCGACTATGGCAGACCCTAATGGCCCCACCGCTCCTCACGCTACCGATGCTGAGTTCATGAAGTCGGCGGCGGCCAGCGACCAAAACGAGATTCAGCTGAGCAAGCTGGCCCTAGAAAAAGGTGTGACGGGCATGGTGAAAGACCACGCCAACATGATGATTACGGACCACACCAAGTCAACGGCTGATCTGAAGACCATTGCCGAAAAGAAGAACGTGACCCTGCCGGCCGATATGGACGCCGAGCATAAGGCCATTGCCGCTGATATGCGCAAGCTCTCGGGTAAGGAATTCGAGACCAAGTACGTGCAGCAAATGAAGATGGACCACCAAAAGACGCTTAACACGTTGGCTGCTGCTCAGCAAATGACCAAAGACACAGAAGTGCAGGGCTTCATTGCTAAGGTTACACCCGTAGTTGAATCCCACCTGAAGATGTTCAGCAGCATGTAA
- a CDS encoding DUF4142 domain-containing protein: MKRTLLSLVCSAALLAGTTACNSQDSVKQAEETNEAKNETATPNSEMGDVTENSKNFDSEFMAKAASGGMLEVQLGQAVAAKATTAEAREFANKMVEDHTKANAELKALAAKKNITLPTTLGDDHQKVMKDVTEEQGVAMDKEYLKEMTKDHQEDVNEFTEASVKASDPEIKAFAAKQVPILQHHLEMAQKMSAAVEARK, from the coding sequence ATGAAACGCACTCTTCTTTCCCTGGTCTGTTCTGCGGCACTTCTTGCCGGCACTACTGCGTGTAACTCTCAAGACTCAGTTAAACAGGCTGAGGAAACGAATGAGGCGAAGAACGAAACTGCCACTCCCAATTCGGAAATGGGTGACGTAACGGAAAACAGTAAAAACTTTGACTCGGAGTTTATGGCGAAAGCCGCCAGCGGTGGCATGCTGGAGGTACAGCTAGGCCAGGCGGTGGCCGCAAAAGCAACCACTGCCGAAGCCCGGGAATTTGCCAATAAGATGGTAGAAGACCACACCAAAGCAAATGCTGAACTCAAGGCTTTGGCGGCTAAGAAGAATATCACGCTCCCCACCACTCTCGGCGACGATCATCAGAAGGTGATGAAAGATGTTACGGAGGAGCAAGGGGTAGCCATGGATAAAGAATACCTGAAGGAGATGACCAAAGACCACCAAGAAGACGTGAATGAATTCACGGAAGCTTCAGTGAAGGCGTCTGACCCGGAGATTAAAGCATTTGCTGCCAAGCAGGTGCCCATACTACAGCACCACCTAGAAATGGCGCAAAAAATGAGCGCTGCCGTAGAGGCCCGGAAGTAA
- a CDS encoding DUF4142 domain-containing protein has product MSVSRVLLLLLLPAAFACSSGESNKDPVAEAKFQNEKRIGDEAITEKQSRDAEYVVNSANRNMFVRDVSQLAQTKSASAEVKALAQSLVAAHAGSQQNLQTLAGQKSIVLPTGLGGDLATSLGQVAALNGASFDQKYTDLLIDVHKKAVDETDDMRDDAYDGDIRQYANQQLPVLKQHLEAAEQLQDKLKK; this is encoded by the coding sequence ATGTCAGTTTCCCGCGTGTTGCTCCTGCTGCTCCTACCAGCCGCCTTTGCGTGCTCTTCCGGCGAAAGCAACAAAGACCCGGTAGCAGAAGCAAAGTTTCAGAATGAAAAGCGCATTGGCGATGAGGCAATTACCGAGAAGCAGTCGCGTGATGCTGAGTACGTGGTTAATTCAGCTAACCGCAACATGTTTGTGCGTGATGTGAGCCAGCTAGCGCAAACCAAGTCAGCATCGGCGGAGGTAAAAGCATTGGCTCAAAGCCTGGTAGCTGCTCACGCCGGCAGCCAGCAGAATCTGCAAACGCTGGCCGGGCAAAAAAGCATTGTACTCCCTACTGGCCTAGGCGGCGACTTGGCTACATCACTAGGCCAGGTAGCAGCCCTTAACGGCGCCTCCTTCGATCAGAAATACACTGACCTGCTGATTGATGTTCATAAAAAAGCAGTTGATGAAACCGATGATATGCGCGACGACGCCTACGACGGCGACATTCGGCAGTACGCCAACCAGCAGCTACCCGTGCTGAAACAGCATTTGGAAGCGGCGGAACAACTACAGGACAAACTCAAAAAATAA
- a CDS encoding 2-C-methyl-D-erythritol 4-phosphate cytidylyltransferase: MRTLQLYLSAAMPDSPASPGPASSVTPRFAILVAGGSGTRMGAGRPKQFLELLGEPVLLHTLRRFTEASLRVQECVVVLPPDQFDSWQQLCAQHHVAIAHTVVAGGHSRWASVRNGLAHLKSHTAGTVAVHDGVRPLVTISVIEATYAAAEAYGAAVAAVAPKDSVRSVSQQGSFALDRSRLRLVQTPQCFELQLLQRAYQLPELTTFTDDASVVEDLHPIQLVAGDYRNLKITTPEDLVLAEALLQAPSH; encoded by the coding sequence ATGCGTACTTTACAGCTCTATCTATCCGCCGCCATGCCTGACTCGCCTGCTTCCCCCGGCCCTGCTTCTTCAGTAACTCCACGCTTTGCTATTCTGGTAGCCGGTGGCAGCGGTACCCGCATGGGGGCCGGGCGGCCCAAGCAGTTTCTGGAGTTGCTGGGTGAGCCCGTGTTACTGCATACTCTCCGGCGGTTCACAGAAGCCTCCCTGCGCGTGCAGGAATGCGTGGTGGTACTCCCCCCGGATCAGTTCGACAGCTGGCAGCAGCTCTGTGCTCAGCACCACGTAGCCATTGCGCACACCGTAGTAGCGGGCGGCCACTCCCGGTGGGCATCGGTACGTAACGGCCTTGCTCACTTGAAGAGCCATACAGCGGGTACAGTAGCGGTTCATGATGGGGTACGCCCCCTAGTGACGATTTCCGTTATTGAGGCCACATATGCCGCAGCAGAGGCCTATGGCGCCGCCGTGGCAGCCGTAGCCCCCAAAGACTCCGTGCGAAGCGTAAGCCAGCAGGGCTCCTTTGCCCTCGATCGTTCCCGCCTCCGGTTGGTGCAAACCCCGCAGTGCTTTGAGCTGCAGCTGCTACAACGGGCTTACCAGCTACCAGAGCTGACCACCTTCACCGATGATGCCAGCGTAGTAGAAGATCTGCACCCCATTCAGTTAGTGGCCGGCGACTATCGAAACCTGAAAATTACTACTCCAGAGGACTTAGTGCTTGCCGAGGCGCTACTCCAGGCTCCTTCGCACTAG